One genomic window of Lytechinus variegatus isolate NC3 chromosome 1, Lvar_3.0, whole genome shotgun sequence includes the following:
- the LOC121424986 gene encoding transcription initiation factor TFIID subunit 5-like: MAEPMEESEQDLLCEKPANTNANEGNEESTGQQSMDSQTLSAVLQFLRKNNLKGTEELLRKEANIQETSENASNTDQDVSSALSAYTSEGDPLLYEGQYRGLMSFIGSALDATKCELAQILYPVFVHMYLELVYNDHDNQAVAFFSGFSDEQESYHEEDLIKLSAVTKKDHMRHSEIMMNFRTSKYVIRMSRDSYSALKRYLQDKQNNTVLNILEEHLYIDVFDGVPRNKQQIDSKAGSIVGEAKREANKGKIYYGLLKEPDINIQIDEDDEGGEGEDKPKKKKPKKDPLASKKNKPDPNAPPQTRIPLPELKDADKLERLNAQRELSKRVHLGPDNLPSICFYTFLNAAQSRLISVDVSNDSGLLAAGFSDSLIKVWTLTPQKLRKVKQAGALKEIDAESDDVLERIMDDSTATDQRVLLGHSGPVYSTSFSPDRKFLLSSSEDTTIKLWSMYTYSSLVAYRGHNFPVWDVQFGPFGHYFASGSKDRTARLWATEYHQPLRIFAGHLSDVDTVRFHPNSNYIATGSSDKTIRLWDMNTGKCVRVMTGHKGPIHNIIFSPNGHYMASTGEDKRVLLWELRHGNLIRELNDHTAPIYSLSFCQDGNVLASGGLDNCVKLWDVKKIFAETEPDELSSPPAIVTSSASNVLLGSYPTKSTSVFNLHFTRRNLLLASGPFTS, encoded by the exons ATGGCGGAACCCATGGAAGAATCAGAGCAAGATTTACTTTGTGAAAAACCTGCTAATACCAATGCTAATGAGGGAAATGAGGAATCGACCGGTCAGCAATCGATGGATAGTCAGACCTTGTCTGCAGTTTTACAGTTCTTGAGGAAAAATAACCTGAAA GGTACTGAAGAGCTGTTGAGGAAAGAAGCTAATATCCAAGAGACCTCAGAGAATGCTTCTAATACTGACCAAGATGTATCATCTGCCCTATCAGCATATACAAG TGAGGGTGACCCGTTGCTGTATGAAGGTCAATACAGAGGTCTGATGTCATTCATAGGATCAGCGCTGGATGCTACTAAG tgtgaactAGCCCAGATCCTTTATCCTGTGTTTGTTCACATGTACCTAGAGCTTGTctataatgatcatgataatcaaG CTGTCGCATTCTTCAGTGGGTTTAGTGATGAACAGGAAAGCTACCATGAAGAAGATCTTATCAAACTCTCTGCTGTCACTAAGAAAGATCACATGAGACATAGTGAAATCATGATGAATTTCAG AACTAGTAAATATGTGATTCGGATGTCCAGAGATTCCTACAGTGCACTGAAGCGATATCTACAAGACAAACAGAACAACACAGTGTTGAATATTCTTGAGGAACATCTCTATATTGATG TATTTGATGGAGTTCCTAGGAATAAGCAGCAGATTGATTCTAAGGCTGGGAGTATTGTTGGAGAAGCAAAGAGAGAAG CTAATAAAGGCAAGATCTACTACGGTCTGTTGAAGGAGCCTGATATTAACATTCagattgatgaagatgatgaaggcGGTGAAGGAGAAGATAAGCCAAAG AAAAAGAAGCCCAAGAAGGATCCCCTAGCATCCAAGAAGAACAAACCAGATCCCAACGCCCCTCCTCAAACCAGAATACCACTTCCAGAATT GAAAGATGCTGACAAACTAGAGAGATTGAATGCACAGAGGGAGCTGTCAAAACGAGTTCATCTCGGGCCAGATAACTTGCCATCCATCTGCTTCTATACATTCCTCAATGCTGCACAAAG TCGATTGATCTCTGTGGATGTGAGCAATGATTCAGGTCTGCTAGCAGCGGGTTTCTCAGATTCTCTCATCAAAGTATGGACATTAACACCTCAGAAGCTAAGGAAAGTCAAACAAGCTGGAGCATTGAAAGAGATAGATGCTGAATCTGATGATGTCTTGGAGAGAATCATGGATGACAG CACTGCTACTGATCAGAGAGTCCTGTTGGGACATAGTGGACCTGTGTATTCCACCAGCTTCAGCCCTGATAGGAAGTTTCTCCTCTCTTCATCTGAAGACACCACCATCAAGCTTTGGAGCATGTACACCTACTCTAGTCTGGTTGCTTACCGGGGACATAACTTCCCTGTCTGGGATGTACAGTTTGG accgttTGGTCATTACTTTGCTTCAGGGAGTAAGGATAGAACAGCCAGACTGTGGGCTACAGAGTATCACCAACCTCTCAGGATATTTGCTGGACATCTTTCAGATGTAGAT ACTGTGAGGTTTCATCCCAACTCCAACTACATTGCTACTGGGTCTAGTGATAAGACTATCAGGCTGTGGGACATGAACACGGGGAAATGTGTTAGAGTCATGACAGGACATAAG GGTCCAATCCACAATATCATTTTCTCACCCAACGGTCACTACATGGCATCAACGGGAGAAGACAAGAGAGTGTTACTATGGGAACTACGCCATGGCAACCTCATCAGAGAACTTAACGATCACACAGCACCAATCTACTCACTTAGCTTCTGTCAAGATGGCAATGTTTTAGCCTCGG GTGGTCTTGATAACTGTGTCAAGCTGTGGGATGTCAAGAAAATCTTTGCTGAGACGGAACCTGACGAGTTGAGTTCACCACCTGCTATTGTTAC ATCTAGTGCTTCAAATGTTCTACTAGGCTCTTACCCTACCAAATCCACTTCCGTTTTCAATCTACACTTCACTCGTCGGAATCTCCTTCTTGCATCGGGACCGTTCACATCATAG
- the LOC121406576 gene encoding antistasin-like, giving the protein MYSQQLFSFALLAMVACAMSAFTRDACELKAKKGPCTDYTQRWAFSSAKGKCIPFSYGGCRGNPNNFESKAECRKYCEEAGRGCYEPDEGRWYKDGEQKESDQPCGGCACIKGYWACSSCNRNLLECPAIRCMNDCPHGYQADEFGCATCKCKRKPELEFYCTRYCKLCTEHDWLDCPEDCYCDQATM; this is encoded by the exons ATGTATTCTCAGCAGCTATTCTCGTTTGCCCTCCTCGCTATGGTAGCATGTGCAATGTCTGCATTCACAAGAG ATGCATGTGAATTGAAGGCAAAGAAAGGACCTTGTACGGACTACACACAACGATGGGCTTTCAGCAGTGCGAAAGGAAAATGTATTCCGTTTTCTTACGGAGGATGCCGAGGAAACCCGAACAACTTCGAATCTAAAGCCGAATGCCGAAAATACTGTGAAG AGGCTGGTCGTGGATGCTATGAACCGGATGAAGGTCGATGGTACAAAGACGGTGAACAAAAGGAATCGGATCAGCCCTGCGGAGGATG TGCCTGCATCAAAGGTTACTGGGCCTGTTCGAGCTGCA ACAGAAATCTTCTTGAGTGTCCTGCCATTCGCTGTATGAATGATTGTCCCCATGGCTATCAAGCTGATGAGTTTGGATGtgctacatgtaaatgcaaGAGAAAGCCAG aGCTGGAGTTTTACTGTACTCGCTACTGTAAGCTGTGCACCGAGCATGACTGGCTGGATTGCCCTGAAGATTGCTACTGCGATCAAGCAACGATGTAA